A region from the Rhinoderma darwinii isolate aRhiDar2 chromosome 2, aRhiDar2.hap1, whole genome shotgun sequence genome encodes:
- the IL10 gene encoding interleukin-10, with protein MKHFNWLLVLIFFCFKEVKSQSGDGEGSCQRVIHIFPAKLRDLRSTFQKVKDYFQMKDNALDTILLEKNLLDDFKSSIGCQTVSEMIRFYLDDVLPLAKDEENEVKSNVHFMKDKLLDLRQTIKRCQHFLPCDKKSRAVQQIKKKYSTLKKQGVYKAVGEFDILIDYIEEYLMTRKK; from the exons ATGAAGCATTTTAACTGGTTGCTGGTGCTGATTTTCTTCTGCTTCAAGGAGGTGAAGAGTCAAAGTGGAGATGGGGAAGGAAGCTGTCAACGTGTTATACACATATTCCCTGCCAAACTCAGAGATCTGAGATCCACATTTCAGAAAGTCAAGGACTATTTT CAAATGAAAGATAACGCCCTTGACACAATATTGCTTGAAAAAAATTTGCTGGATGACTTTAAG AGTTCAATTGGTTGCCAGACAGTTTCCGAAATGATTCGCTTTTACCTGGATGATGTCCTACCACTTGCAAAAGACGAAGAAAATGAAGTAAAGTCAAATGTTCATTTCATGAAGGACAAGCTCCTAGACCTGAGACAGACAATAAAACGTTGT CAGCATTTCCTTCCATGTGACAAAAAAAGCAGAGCAGtacaacaaataaagaaaaaatatagtaCG TTAAAGAAACAAGGTGTCTACAAAGCAGTTGGAGAATTTGACATATTAATTGATTACATTGAAGAATATCTGATGACCAGGAAGAAATAA